A window from Ostrinia nubilalis chromosome 13, ilOstNubi1.1, whole genome shotgun sequence encodes these proteins:
- the LOC135077208 gene encoding uncharacterized protein LOC135077208 yields MCDDSSDILMTYNPECLETYSDSSDFDDETLKSGTNHSVLRRKVYRHTAMANYEKEVSSKRYKNKYNTEPRTIHARQCTCKECVEPVEEKQNYLKRKKVKYFNEGDNNINVHNTHSRISLVRSKILPCLSNIFSRSHASNVKDKHVIMNSTKDNCCQVYCVNCNHKRLKRPSKRVHNFAMQSVYSTDNDLDNAPDSGINVDSPNKSATAKDSNLSCSFTSSSISENIQTAKKKFKKMIEREIRKSYLKKLVRQTQEQQLPAKPNYQVFSTPRTSKLSKQDLRDMSSFGCNVMPSNSSVFWEYLVDRINKKYQNNNRSGLLKSCHCTNTQQCPNAMDSLLRDATGPKLDFKSPVSTGDQGTQDVICSCKTSPASGSPNPSQPKMSNTAQKDQTTPIVKIQCKCHTPIPLSPMQKDSPTPQTPLQGQGSDDMNRPCQEPHDQIKASLEKKYNGEILCIHNPPCILINGCLNLPPVKGQFSPSAWPVTQRSSFHCGFHKEEINKQHQEQACQYQHPDFTLQQRLEAEYKTEKMTQSICNHDPPCEVVRCCYKPEFDPKLENSCVHVPMCQRLPECVINESVNLMKCDHQPQCTELPVCKRKPKKYIVLAARDTIGTQVKPNVKMECKHDPPCIFIPKCLGKLMCEGYVPCEAIPDCIHQPTCESIPACCRKSAKMNSFFKRGYLKRRQKSFE; encoded by the exons ATGTGCGATGATTCTTCTGATATTTTGATGACCTACAATCCTGAGTGCCTCGAGACTTATTCAGACAGCAGTGATTTTGATGATGAAACATTGAAAAGCGGCACAAACCATAGCGTGTTACGTAGGAAGGTGTATAGGCATACTGCAATGGCGAACTACGAGAAAGAAGTGAGTAGCAAGAGATACAAAAACAAATACAACACAGAGCCTAGAACCATCCACGCCCGACAGTGTACCTGCAAAGAATGCGTTGAACCAGTAGAAGAGAAACAGAACTATCTAAAAAGGAAAAAAGTCAAGTACTTCAATGAAGGCGACAACAATATAAACGTCCATAACACCCACTCCAGAATATCTCTAGTTCGCAGTAAAATCCTTCCATGTTTGTCAAATATTTTCAGTCGGTCTCACGCTTCAAATGTCAAGGATAAACACGTTATAATGAATTCCACTAAAGATAACTGCTGCCAAGTATACTGCGTTAACTGCAACCATAAACGACTAAAAAGGCCCAGCAAAAGAGTTCACAATTTTGCGATGCAGTCTGTTTACTCGACTGACAATGATTTGGACAATGCACCAGACTCGGGAATTAATGTGGACAGTCCAAACAAGAGTGCAACTGCGAAAGACTCCAACCTTAGCTGCAGCTTCACCTCATCTTCTATTAGTGAAAACATACAGACAGCCAAAAAGAAATTCAAAAAGATGATTGAAAGAGAAATCAGGAAATCATACCTCAAGAAACTCGTAAGGCAAACACAAGAGCAACAGTTACCTGCTAAGCCAAACTATCAGGTGTTCTCCACTCCTAGAACAAGTAAATTGAGTAAACAAGACCTAAGAGATATGAGCAGTTTTGGCTGCAACGTGATGCCCTCAAACTCATCTGTTTTCTGGGAATATCTCGTTGACAGAATCAACAAAAAATATCAGAACAACAACAGAAGTGGATTACTAAAGTCGTGTCATTGCACAAATACGCAGCAATGTCCCAATGCCATGGATTCTCTACTACGTGATGCAACCGGGCctaaattagattttaaaagtcCAGTAAGCACTGGAGATCAAGGCACACAGGATGTTATCTGTTCGTGCAAAACATCTCCAGCGAGCGGAAGCCCAAATCCAAGCCAGCCCAAAATGAGCAATACAGCACAAAAAGATCAAACTACACCCATTGTTAAAATCCAATGCAAATGTCACACACCGATACCGCTGTCTCCTATGCAAAAAGACTCCCCAACACCTCAGACTCCGCTGCAAGGTCAGGGAAGCGATGACATGAATAGACCATGTCAAGAGCCACACGATCAGATCAAAGCATCGCTAGAAAAGAAGTACAACGGCGAAATACTCTGCATTCACAATCCTCCCTGTATCCTCATCAATGGTTGCCTCAATCTGCCTCCAGTGAAAGGCCAGTTCTCTCCTTCAGCATGGCCTGTGACTCAAAGATCGAGTTTTCACTGTGGTTTTCATAAAGAAGAAATCAACAAGCAGCACCAGGAACAAGCGTGCCAGTACCAGCATCCTGATTTCACATTACAGCAACGTTTAGAGGCAGAGTACAAAACGGAGAAGATGACGCAAAGTATTTGCAACCACGATCCTCCCTGCGAAGTGGTGCGATGCTGTTACAAGCCAGAGTTTGACCCAAAATTAGAGAACTCATGTGTGCATGTGCCAATGTGTCAGAGACTGCCAGAATGCGTCATAAATGAGAGCGTGAACTTGATGAAATGTGATCATCAGCCGCAGTGTACTGAACTGCCTGTTTGCAAGAGAAAACCTAAGAAGTATATTGTTCTGGCAGCGCGAGACACGATTGGTACTCAAGTCAAGCCGAATGTAAAGATGGAGTGTAAGCATGATCCGCCTTGTATATTCATACCTAAATGCTTGGGGAAGCTGATGTGTGAAGGCTATGTTCCCTGTGAAGCTATACCTGACTGTATCCACCAGCCGACGTGTGAGTCGATACCAGCCTGTTGCAGAAAGTCCGCCAAAATG AACAGTTTCTTCAAACGGGGGTACCTGAAACGGAGGCAGAAGTCGTTCGAGTGA